From Spiroplasma endosymbiont of Amphimallon solstitiale:
TTCGATTGGAATTTCACCGCTAGCCACAAGTCATCCACGGTCTTTTCAACGAACGTTGGTTCGGTCCTCCATTAACTGTTACATTAACTTCAACCTGCTCATGGCTAGATCACCTGGTTTCGGGTCTACGACCACATACTAAACGCCCTATTCAGGCTCGCTTTCACTTCGGCTCCGTCTTTTCAACTTAACCTTGCATGTAATCGTAACTCGCCGGCTCATTCTACAAAAGGCACGCCGTCACCCATTAACGGGCTCCGACTTGTTGTAAGCATATGGTTTCAGAAACTATTTCACTCCCCTCTCGGGGTACTTTTCACCTTTCCCTCACGGTACTGGTTCACTATCGGTAATTGGTTAGTATTTAGCCTTACGCAGTGGTCTGCGCAAATTCCGACAAGGTTCCACGTGCCTCTCGCCGTACTCAGGATACTGTCAAGAGATTTATACATTTCGCATACTGGGCTTTCACCATCTATGGCGTTGCTTCCCAACAACTTCTGCTATATATAAATTTTGTAACTCTTCATAGGTCGAACCTAATAGACAGTCCTATAACCCCAGTCTGACGACTGGTTTAGGCTGCTCCCTTTTCGCTCGCCGCTACTAAGGGAATCGCATTCGCTTTCTTTTCCTCTAGGTACTAAGATGTTTCAATTCTCTAGGTATCACTCTGTACAACTATGAATTCATTGTACAGTACTATCTGATTAAAGATAGTGGGTTTCCCCATTCGGACATCTCCGGATCAAAGCTTATTTCCAGCTCCCCGAAGCTTATCGCAGGTAATCGCGTCCTTCATCGTCTTCCAATTCCAAGGCATCCACCATACGCTCTTAATAATTTATTTTTAGAATATCCTATTGCAAGATAAAAATTATCTTATTTTTTTTAAAAGATGTCTATTATCCAGTTTTTAAAGAACAATTACTCAGAGAAAACAATCCCTGAAAACTAAACAGAACAAAAGAAGTAATCCAATAAATCATCCATCTAATTTTTCTTGTTGTCTTGGTTTCTTATTAGAAACTAAACTCCATAGAAAGGAGGTGATCCATCCCCACCTTCCGGTAGGGATACCTTGTTACGACTTAACCCCAATCATCAACCCTGCCTTTGGCAGCTCCCTCCTTGCGGTTAGGACACCGACTTCTGGCATTGCCAACTCTCGTGGTTTGACGGGCGGTGTGTACAAGACCCGAGAACGTATTCACCGCGACATTGCTGATTCGCGATTACTAGCGATTCCGACTTCATGAAGTCGAGTTGCAGACTTCAATCCGGACTGAGACTGACTTTTTGAGATTTGCTTGACCTCGCGGTTTAGCGACTCTTTGTATCAGCCATTGTAGCACGTGTGTAGCCCAGGTCATAAGGGGCATGATGATTTGACGTCGTCCCCACCTTCCTCTAGCTTACACTAGCAGTCTCCTTAGAGTCCCCAACTTAATGCTGGCAACTAAGGACAAGGGTTGCGTTCGTTGCTGAACTTAACCAAACATCTCACGACACGAACTGACGACAACCATGCACCACCTGTATCCTTGTTAACCTCTAGTATATCTCTATAGCTTTGCAAGGTATGTCAAGACCTGGTAAGGTTCTTCGCGTTGCTTCGAATTAAACCACATGCTCCACCGCTTGTGCGGGTCCCCGTCAATTCCTTTGAGTTTCACTCTTGCGAGCATACTACTCAGGCGGAGTACTTAATGCGTTAGCTACAGCACTGCCTCATGGCAACACTTAGTACTCATCGTTTACGGCGTGGACTACTAGGGTATCTAATCCTATTTGCTCCCCACGCTTTCGTGCCACAACGTCAGTAATAGGCCAGTTAGCCGCCTTCGCCACTGGTGTTCCTTCATATATCTACGCATTCCACCGCTACACATGAAATTCCACTAACCTCTCCTTATACTCTAGTAATGTAGTTTCCAAGGCGGTTAGGGGTTGAGCCCCTAAATTTAACCTCAGACTTGCAAAACCGTCTACGCACGCTTTACGCCCAATAAATCCGGATAACGCTTGCCACCTATGTATTACCGCGGCTGCTGGCACATAGTTAGCCGTGGCTTTCTGGTAAGGTATGGTCGATACTAAAATCATTTCCTATTCTAGCACTTCTTCCCTTACAACAGACCTTTACAATCCGAAGACCTTCATCAGTCACGCGGCATTGCTCCATCAGGCTTTCGCCCATTGTGAAAAATTCCCTACTGCTGCCTTCCGTAGAAGTTTGGGCCGTGTCTCAGTCCCAATGTGGCCGTTCATCCTCTCAGATCGGCTACGCATCGTTACCTTGGTAAGCCATTACCTTACCAACTAGTTAATGCGCCGCATCCCCATCAATTAGCGAAGCAAATGCTCCTTTCATTATTTATCATTGCAAATAAATAACATATGCGGTATTAGCTGTCGTTTCCAACAGTTATTCCCCACTAAATGGTAGGTTAGATACGTGTTACTCACCCGTTCGCCACTAAAGTATTGCTACTTTCGTTCGACTTGCATGTATTAGGCATGCCGCCAGCGTTAATCCTGAGCCAGGATCAAACTCTCAATAAAATTGTTTTTGTTAAAAGATGATGTCTGACTTATTTAATTTTTAATAAAAATTGATGGATTAATTCTTGTTCTATTTAGTTTTCAAAGATCGTTTTTTCTAGTTTGTAACCCATTTATTTTCGGGCACAATAAGTATCTTACAGAAAACAAAACCCAATGTCAATGAAAATAATAGTAAAAATATAAATATTTTTTTCGTATAAAAAAATGGCTTAATTTTTACTAATATACTTAGTAAAATTAAATTGCTTAATTAACTAAAAAACCATTTAAGGTTCTAATTCTTAAATGGTTTTTTAATTTTTATAGTTATATTTTATTCTCAACTTGTTTTGTTAATAATTTTAAAAATTCTGATAAGGTAACAATTTTACTTTCTTTTTGACCATACTGACGATAACTTAAATTATTATTTTCTATTTCCTTATCACCAATAATAATTTGATAAGGAATTTTTTGAGTTTGTGTTTCAACAATACGTTTGCCAATAGTTCCACTGCTAATAATTTCAGTTCGTAAATTATGTTGTTTACAAGTTTGCAATAATTTATTAGCATATTCTAAGGTTTTTTCTTTTTCATTTATTGGTAAAATTGCAATTTGCCTTGGTGCTAATCATAGTGGAAAAACACCTTTATTTTGTTCTAATAATGTGGCAATAAAACGTTCATATGTACCAATTAATCCTCGATGAACAATAACTGGATTTGTTTCATTATTATTTTCATCAATATAAGTTAAATTAAACTTTTTCGGTAATAAGAAATCGAATTGAATAGTAGATATTGTAATTTCATGACCTAATGCTGTTTTAATTTGAACATCAAATTTTGGTCCATAAAAAGCAGCCTCACCAATCATTGGTTTATACTCTAATTGTAATTCATCTAATACTTCACGTAATGCTGTTTCTGCTTGATTTCACATTTTATCATCATTAAAATATTTTTCTTTATCAGCAGGATCTCGTAAAGATAATGATAAATAATCAATTTTAATATTTAAAGTTTTTAAAACCTCAGCAATTAACTGATAACAACGTTTAAACTCTATTTTCATTTGATCAAATCTAACAAAAATATGAGAATCAGTTAATTCCATACTTCTTACTCGTTCTAAACCAGTTAAAGCCCCACTTGCTTCATAACGATATAATAAAGCATGCTCACTTAAACGAAAAGGTAAATCTTTATAACTACGAAGAGCACTTTTATAAATGATACAGTGATGAGGACAAGTCATTGGTCTTAATACCAATTGTTCTTCTTCTTTTTTAATTGGAGTAAACATATTTTCACGATAATGATCTCAATGACCACTTTTTTTATATAATTCAACAGAACCTAAAACTGGTGTCGCTACTTCTTGATAATCTCACATAAATTCTTGTTTTCTCAAATATTCCTGCAAAACTTTTTTAATAACCATACCATTTGGTAAAAATATAGGTAATCCTTTACCACAATCATCATTAAAAGTAAAAATACTTAATTCTTTACCTAGTTTGCGATGATCATGATTTTTTCGTTCTTCAAGCTCATTAAGTTTATCTACTAATTTTACTTTTGAATAATCACAAATTCCAGAAATGCGCTGTAATTGTTTATTTTTATCATTTCCTAATCAATATGCACCAGTAATACTTAATAATTTAAAATCTTTTATTGATGAAGAATTATTAATAGCAACACCCGATGCTACTACTAAAGTCTTATTATCAACTAAATAAGAGCATTTTAATCCATTAACATGATTTAATTTAATATATTCTAAAGCAAAAGGATTGTCTTTATGAGTTTTTAAAGATTCTTCTTTAGTTTGACAAACTCTTTTAATTTCAATATTTTTTATTAAAATTTCACGCATTTTCTCTTCAATTTTAATTAATTCATCATTAGAAAGTCGCTTTTCATAATCAAAATCTAAATAAAAACCATTATCATTAGTATTAGCAATCGTAATTAACGCTTGTGGATACATTCATTTAATAGTATGAGCTAAAATCATAGCACATCCATAATTTAAAATAGTTCATCCTAAAGCATCATCTTTTTTAATAAACTTGATTTCAGCATCTTCTTTAATTTCTCAATATAAATCTTTTAATTGTCCATTCAGAGTAAAAGCAATAATTGAAGAATCTATATTTTCATTTTCCTGTTTTAATAATTGATAACCAGTAATTGGATTTTCAATATTATAAGTCATCGTTTTGCCATTTAATTTAATTACATTAATTTTCATGTTTTACCTAATTCCTTTCAGTAGTACTAGGTTATTTAACAATAAAAGTTGTAAAAGGATTAGTATTATTATTAATATCTACTACTAATACTTTTGATTTAGTAGGGATTATATAAGTGCTACTAATGCTTTTAACTAATTGCGAAGAATTACTTAATTCTACTGGAATTCCTTCAGCTGCTAAAAAAGTATAAATTCCAAAGTTTATTGCAAATTTATTATAATCAATAACATTATTAAC
This genomic window contains:
- the thrS gene encoding threonine--tRNA ligase, with the translated sequence MKINVIKLNGKTMTYNIENPITGYQLLKQENENIDSSIIAFTLNGQLKDLYWEIKEDAEIKFIKKDDALGWTILNYGCAMILAHTIKWMYPQALITIANTNDNGFYLDFDYEKRLSNDELIKIEEKMREILIKNIEIKRVCQTKEESLKTHKDNPFALEYIKLNHVNGLKCSYLVDNKTLVVASGVAINNSSSIKDFKLLSITGAYWLGNDKNKQLQRISGICDYSKVKLVDKLNELEERKNHDHRKLGKELSIFTFNDDCGKGLPIFLPNGMVIKKVLQEYLRKQEFMWDYQEVATPVLGSVELYKKSGHWDHYRENMFTPIKKEEEQLVLRPMTCPHHCIIYKSALRSYKDLPFRLSEHALLYRYEASGALTGLERVRSMELTDSHIFVRFDQMKIEFKRCYQLIAEVLKTLNIKIDYLSLSLRDPADKEKYFNDDKMWNQAETALREVLDELQLEYKPMIGEAAFYGPKFDVQIKTALGHEITISTIQFDFLLPKKFNLTYIDENNNETNPVIVHRGLIGTYERFIATLLEQNKGVFPLWLAPRQIAILPINEKEKTLEYANKLLQTCKQHNLRTEIISSGTIGKRIVETQTQKIPYQIIIGDKEIENNNLSYRQYGQKESKIVTLSEFLKLLTKQVENKI